Proteins from a single region of Hypanus sabinus isolate sHypSab1 unplaced genomic scaffold, sHypSab1.hap1 scaffold_738, whole genome shotgun sequence:
- the LOC132390017 gene encoding oxidized low-density lipoprotein receptor 1-like gives MAFSAAQEKERKLKIGNRPYRVICLLCLVTSALIVTVVGLSIHVSQIRQSKVTSDRNYHELNSTLQSELSALNSNLSDLKRRHSDLRHQFTEMETKYRSVNETKDRICELLNSSREQTCSENWIRNRDRCYFISAIDESYDAAKQHCSRFDSRLLEINSNDEANFVYNSIRHGYRTYWIGKCEDRNVESNLLYTVKDRKPTCTRCKSNEWNYKCGDEHYFICEKSASLFSDVLEKMLDLCQEPMSPS, from the exons ATGGCATTTTCAGCTGCGCAAGAAAAGGAGAGGAAAttgaagatcggaaatagaccgtaccgtgtgatctgcctactctgcctcgttacatccgccctcatcgtgacagtggtcggtctctcgatccatg tgtcacagattcgtcagtctaaggTCACCTCCGACCGAAACTACCATGAGTTGAACTCAACCCTTCAGTCCGAGCTTTCTGCCCTCAACTCTAACCTGTCCGATCTTAAACGAAGgcacagcgatctccgtcaccagttcactgagatggaaacgaagtacagatctgtcaacgaaaccaaggatcgaatctgtgaattgttgaacAGCAGCAGAG AGCAAACGTGTTCCGAGAACTGGATCAGAAATAGAGACCGATGTTATTTTATATCTGCGATTGATGAATCTTACGATGCAGCAAAGCAACATTGTTCAAGATTTGATTCAcgtctccttgaaataaattcaaacgatgaagcg aattttgtttACAACTCGATTCGCCATGGTTACCGgacatactggattggaaaatgcgaagacCG GAACGTGGAATCTAACCTCCTGTATACGGTGAAAGATAGAAAACCCACCTGCACGCGGTGTAAATCGAACGAATGGAATTACAAATGCGGTGATGAACACtatttcatctgcgagaagtctgcATCTTTGTTCTCGGATGTTCTTGAAAAGATGCTTGATCTCTGTCAAGAACCCATGAGTCCGAGTTGA